Proteins from one Dermacentor variabilis isolate Ectoservices chromosome 1, ASM5094787v1, whole genome shotgun sequence genomic window:
- the LOC142563451 gene encoding atypical protein kinase C-like has protein sequence MGRLHWISPRLSPCPGDQQISLGDVDEVTFWKNPGESGDWHLGFLQQLHVLGKGSFGVVYLVRHKLTKELAALKCIEKHHREQVKEARRVEAERLAWQAVSHHPYVATLKAYYETTKAWCFVMEYVPRGTLSQIIRRSGPLPESKAKVVSAQLAHALNFVHDAGYLHRDISSSNVLLDERGNARLIDFGLCQLGLEARNRCGSLAYMAPEVLRREHYGVGADWWSFGIVLYTMLIGKTPLSQYAAEQNINIQTTRRELRYSMALAAPLRFPRSLTDEAYNILQEILREDPAMRLGCRSSGGPGNGGFQEMMQHKFFTTIEWRALIGDVRLNPRTASRNPREEAATSGSKP, from the exons atgggcCGCCTTCATTGGATTTCGCCCCGTTTGTCTCCTTGTCCGGGCGATCAGCAGATCTCGTTGGGCGATGTGGACGAGGTGACGTTCTGGAAGAACCCGGGCGAGTCCGGAGACTGGCACCTGGGCTTCCTGCAGCAGCTGCACGTTCTCGGGAAAGGCAGCTTCGGCGTCGTCTACCTCGTGCGCCACAAGCTAACCAAGGAGCTTGCTGCTCTCAAGTGTATCGAGAAACACCACCGCGAACAGGTCAAG GAAGCCCGACGCGTGGAGGCTGAACGTCTGGCATGGCAAGCAGTTTCGCACCACCCTTACGTGGCTACGTTAAAGGCCTACTACGAGACTACGAAAGC GTGGTGCTTCGTCATGGAGTACGTGCCTCGAGGCACCCTTAGTCAAATCATCCGCCGGTCGGGACCCTTGCCAGAAAGCAAGGCCAAGGTGGTGTCTGCTCAGCTGGCCCACGCGCTCAACTTCGTCCACGATGCCG GCTACCTGCACCGTGACATAAGTTCATCGAACGTGCTTCTTGATGAGCGTGGTAACGCTCGCCTTATTGACTTCGGCCTCTGCCAG CTAGGACTGGAGGCCAGGAACCGCTGCGGATCGCTCGCCTACATGGCACCGGAAGTGCTCCGTAGGGAACACTACG GCGTCGGCGCTGATTGGTGGTCATTCGGCATCGTCCTATACACCATGCTCATCGGTAAAACGCCACTCTCTCAGTACGCCGCCGAGCAGAACATCAACATCCAAACAACCAGGAGGGAGCTTCGCTATTCCA TGGCCCTGGCAGCTCCTCTTCGGTTTCCCCGATCATTGACAGACGAAGCGTACAACATTTTGCAGGAGATTCTCCGCGAG GATCCTGCAATGCGGCTCGGGTGTCGTTCGAGCGGCGGACCCGGCAACGGCGGCTTCCAGGAGATGATGCAGCACAAATTCTTCACTACCATCGAGTGGCGGGCGCTCATAG